The following nucleotide sequence is from Zea mays cultivar B73 chromosome 1, Zm-B73-REFERENCE-NAM-5.0, whole genome shotgun sequence.
cagaggccgagtccgagcccctgggtcgggcgaggcggaggtcgtcagcagaggccgagtccgagcccctgggtcgggcgaggtggaggtcgtcagcagaagccgagtccgagcccctgggtcgggcgaggcggaggtcgtcagcagaggccgagtccgagcccctgggtcaggcgaggcggaggtcgtcagcagaggccgagtccgagcccctgggtcgggcgaggcggaggtcgtcagcagaggccgagtccgagcccctgggtcgggcgaggcggagttcgtcgtcttccggggcttagcccgagtccgagcccttggtcgggcggagcggagttcgccgtcttccggggcttagcccgagtccgagccctgggtcgggcggagcggagttcgtcgtcttccggggcttagcccgagtccgagcccttggtcgggcggagcggagttcgccgtcttccggggcttagcccgagtccgagccctgggtcgggcggagcggagttcgccatcttccggggctttgcccgagtccgagccctgggtcgggcggagcggagtttcctatggtgcctttggcagggcctggtttcctttgcgttaaatgctcctgcgacttggccggtcggtgcggcgattcagtcagggttgcttctcagcgaaggcaaggcctcgggcaagccggagatgtgtccgccgttgaaggggggcctcgggcgagacggaaacccctttcggggtcggctgcccttgcccgaggctaggctcgggcgaggcatgatcgagtcgctcgtatggactgattcctgacttaatcgcacccatcaggcctctgcagctttatgctgatgggggttaccagctgagaattaggcgtcttgagggtacccctaattatggtccccgatagcggaccattcggcctcttacgccggaccgtccggatatgcatacgcagagccgagagctgcgcaataTGCACAGTTCCCGcattcatcgcagcaacattatggtgccccaccagcaacacattataatcatgccataccacctcatggacatagggctgaatactattCGGCCACAAGATAGCCTGAGGGGTATAaggcaggagctggtgacattaataggacacctaacacacacctcaaacatacctgggaggaaagccgacagagtaatgtcaggcaacctgaaatctccacccacaaactcaatggatggtcgccagacatggcagagagggtcagagatgaggtagccgggatgttcagggacaaactcggtgttagtgtgtcaggtacagggcaatcgtatcggaagccttatagtcaccgattcgacaccgtgccatacccacagggaactagaataccagacttctctaagttttctggtgaaagtgggaaaagcacacacgaacatataagccaattcatagcacacttgggagagttggctgatggggaagcctatcgcgttcgtttattctcgttgtcccttactgatactgcatttgcatggtacgcagctttgccaccaaactctattaactcttgggaagaattagagcagaaatttcatgaacacttcttctcaggagaacacGAGTTAGAAATGGCTGACTTAGCTTTagtccgacaggggcctgaagaatcggttaatgactatatccggagattccgggacactaggaaccgatgctttcagattcatgtcgcagaaaaacaactgacagggctagctttcaatgggttgcgaccctacataaaagaaaaattagatggcacccaattcttttcactagtgcacttacaccagcgggctatgacctgtgaaagccgaagtaaggaaacatcaaaatcggctagccataagatgcatctagtgggatacgataattcggacgatgaatccacggatgtatacaccgccgaactggtttggccaggacaggctaaaccttcagcgtgttctgctttacagttgattcgaaagaatcgacaagaggaagttaagtttacttttaatgttgccaaatgcgataaaatatttgacgagttactaaAAAAcgacaacattaaattaactcatactattcctcctcctgatgaattaaagaggcgtgcttattgtaagtggcataattccttttctcatgccaccaatgattgtaatgtttttttgtcgacagatacaatcggccataaatgagggtcgattggcttttcaggagatgcaagtagacacacaaccctttcctgttaatacaatagaactcacatgcaaaaaggtcttggtttgacccgaaatggccgataaaggcaaaggcaagggcatcgtcatcagcaatcctcgcatgtcagatatatcacaaaaggagattgttcgaaaggcttcggacgagaaggctaaaaggtccgaagacgccgggggcaggcacagttaatacttaataaaccaaacacatcagcctagcccCAGCATCGTAGATGGTCCGACACCTACGTGCGAAcaatccggtgctcagacaaacggttcgactaactcagccggacagtccacctatgaccaaaggcgtcaacctctacacaaagcaaggaaaaagacgcaaggtcaaagcacatataatcggctgatcaaagccgatcctacttttgatcagttgctctccaaaaatactagcaaaaagactgttccacgtgatcggtcaacaaagaaaccccggtcacctgctaaaacaaaacggtcaaacaaaacgacccgaaaggcgacacaacaagcatcgcctatccattctatgagaccagggtactttccacctatttactcatcgtcggtatattatcctattcaaacatggaatggcacgataatgaatccatggtacatgtatagtcccttcgtctatccagactggggggcacctccattctattccttttgatccattgatcaaatgatcatggccgagaaagatacaatttgaaacgacctttatattggtgctttattgaataatctccatatcgaaaagccggtgacctacattaggtttagttcatatgcttttggttcgtcaaccttcaccaaaagggagggggcatatgttgagctctaaaaaaagctgtgcggacggtccggccccgaggccggacggtccgcggtccggactgtccgcggtggtggcgcggacggtccgcacgcgcgcagagtcagttagggttcctagtttctcgcgggatttgttacctaaaaccgcgggattaactcgggaaacagttggaaacggatccagacctccccctttatatagatgaagggctacgaccgattgaacccccaacaatcgaaccaataccacttctatcccgcatttattttcagcacaattaggagtagttctagtctagttctagtttagccctagtttagtattccaatccccaaattctctgcctctcctcgactctacgtcgattagaggagtctaggtcggtctgcccgagcctagacaactcctaggatctctcctccccgacggggtccctcccaggagcgagatccaggcgccgccggcgatcttccgccaccctgcgcacgcgcggaccgtccggccctagggcgcggaccgtccgaccatcaGGCAGGGAATCCTAGCTTCTACactaggtcgtggaccgtccggccctgtgccgcggaccgtccgcgtctaaccagagagcaccgccgtctcgcgccaggtcacggaccgtccggctctatgccgcggaccgtccgcgcctgaccagagagcaccgccgcgggttattttgagtgattggtgcctccaaaaaggtgtcaacacccGGAGGCGCAGAGCGGGGAAGGGACAAGGCATCGCCGTGCAAAGTTGACAGCTTCCGCGCCACATCTGCGGATTGCAGCTCCACGACATGTGCTCATAACTGATGGAAGGAAACCAGCAACAAACACGGGTCACGGGTGTAAATGGAGCCTGCGCCGAACCAACAACAAACGTTTGGGGGTTGCTGTCGGCCTCGTTGGCCCGTCTCACGTGGTGTTGGGCTCTTTTGCCCCAGTGGGCTAGGCTAGTACGTAACCGGACATCATTCGGCCTGCACACACTTGCGCCTACCTTTAAGGTCGCCCGCGTTCGTTCGTTTTTTTTTGGGGGACAAAAAGGCCTTATGTGTTTTTTCCCTGTTATTACTCGGGAATCGGGATTCACCATTCTGAGGTGTTGTCGATACATTTGCGAGGCTGATCTGGATGTGCGGAGATTGCAAAGGACATCGTCAGGCTGTAGGAACTGTTTACATATGCAAACAGCATATAAATATAGCCCCCGAAAGTAAACCTGGACTGCAGACAGCAGAACTCATCACATAAGAGCCCGTTTTAATCGTGCATTAAACATAGCAAAGCTTCTGATGAGTGCTAGTGGTTGGTGACAAAAAAAAAAGAGAATACATGATCAAATGGCCGAGTAAATGAATCTCAAATTGTGAGTTAAATGTTGTTCCAATAGCCAGTCAAACACGTTCAGATATACTACCCCACACGTCAACGGATCAGAAAACCGCAACAGTCGACGCTAAACCAGGAACGTAGCTCGGCCGGCAAAAGAATTGGATCCAGACAGACCGCATCAAAGAGCCTAGGGCAAAATCACAAGCACCCAACTTTACAGCTCCAGCGCATCAGTTTTTCAACCGCATCCTTACATCAGGAATCTGCTGCACCCTCTCAGCGCCTTCTTCCAGGCACCATCTCTCTAGCGCGTCGCACCCACTCACAGCCAGTCGTGATACGTTCCTCGGCAGTATGTCCACTGCGCCTATTCTCAGATTCGGAGCGCCGACGGTTTCCAGACAACGAAGGGATTCTAGGCCGCACAGGCCTCCGGGAAGAACCGCAAGATCAGCACACTGGCGTATCCTCAGATTCCTGAGAGACCGCATCATCCGCACGGAGAACTGAGTGAGCCTGGGGCAGGAGACAATCTCCAGAGATTCCAGGGACGGGATGTTCTCGAAGCACGGAGGAAACCGTCTTCCGGGGTAATTCTCGACGCGCAGACGCTTGAGGCCGGTGTGCGGACAGAGTGCCTCGATTACCGCCTCGCTGTTCTCTAtgccctgctgctgctgctgctgttgttcgTCCTTGCAGGCGTCCTCGCTCCACTTCAGCATCAGTTCGCGCAGGTACTCCTTCCCGCGCAGATTGGCCTCCGTGGCACCGTCGCTGGTGGCAGCTTCCAGATTAAGAATGCAAAGCTCTCCGCGGATCTTCAAGTTCCTCAGCTCGTTGATGTTGCACCTGCCCCCATCCCTGGAGACCACAACGAACCTGGAAAGAGTTTGAAGTGACTGTAGCCGGTCTATGCCACTCGGCATCGATCTAAGAGCAGTGACTCTATCCCAATCGATATGCAAGCTAAGGTGACGCAGGTTAACTAAGCGGCTCATGCCTGCAGGCAGATCCGTGAGCCAGTAGCAGTCCCTGAGGTCAAGTGTCTGCAAATTGAATAGGCCGCAGACCGTTTCTGGAAGAGTCTTTATCAgagtattccgaaggttgaggtaTCTGAGGTGTATGCAGGACCCAACGGAATCTGGCAGGAGGTCTAGCTCAGTGTAACTCAGGTCTAGTGCACGCAGACAAGTTAACTTCGAGAAAAGTGTTGTTGGTACCTGGTTCAAAGGTAGTTTCATTGCGGGGCATAATTTCAAGAGCCTCGAATTTTCATAGCGATAGATCTTGTCGAATGCAAGAGGCTCATCTTTCGGGCACAGTATAGTTGTATAACGTATCCACTCGGGATGGTCGACTACCGGTGAATCCTCAGGTCTGAGAGTCAGAGATTCGTGTTTAGAAACAAGTTGTGCTAGCTCAAGCATCAAACTTGGCACTCTAAACTTTTGATCAGGGAAGCTGCGGGATGTTTCAAAGAATGATCTCCATAGGAGCTCATCAAAGCATCGTCCTGCTTCCATCTCAACCCTTTCCCTTCCGTTACTCTTAACAAGACCATCAGCTATCCAGAGTCTGACGAGCTCATCCTTCTCAAACTCAACACCAGGAGGAAGTATTGAACAgaaggcaaaacattgtttgagaTGATATGACAAGTGCTGGTAACTTATCTGCAAACTTGGTAATATGCTGTTTGTGTTTTCGCCATCTCCGAGAATCTGCATTTCACCTAGTATGTTTTCCCACTGTTCTTTGTCTCCATGAGTGTCGGACAGTAGTAACCCAAGAGATTTAGCAGCTAACGGGGAGCCCTGGCAGTTTGAGGCAATGCTCCGCCCAATGGGTTCCAGATCATGCTGATCTCTGCTGCCCCACCCCGAGAACGCATAGAGTTTGAGGATTTGCCAGCATTCTTCATCTTCCAAGCCCTTTAAATGGATGTTTAGATTGGTGGAAATCATCCTAGACACCTTTTCATGCTGAGTAGTGATCAGAACCTTGCTTCCTTCCGCTCCACCAGTCAATGAGGGCCTCAGAAACTCCCAGAACTGAAAGCTCTCTGCCCAAAGGTTATCAATCACCAGCAAGAACTGCTTTTTATGTAGGTGGTCGTGCAGCCGTTGCTGCAATATGTCCAAGCTTAGAAGCTCACATTTTTGATTGGTCGCCGCTTCGATGATCATTTTGGTGGCCTTTCTGATATCACACCTATCTGATAACCAAACCCAGATCTTGTCGGTGAAGAAGTTTTGTACCTCAGGATCTTTGTAAACCGATTGTGCCAGTGCTGTCTTCCCGATGCCTGTCGTTCCCCATATGGAAATCACCGCCATATCTGCGCTATCCGAAACCAGAGCACGGACAATCTGCTCCTTCTCTTCGTTGCGGCCAATGGGCCTCTCGTCGCGATGCGCGGCAGATTCAAGGAACCGTGGGCGCTGCGTCGGCTGAGACGCTGCCCTCGTCCCGTCCCCGGCCTGCAACCTATACCATTTCCTGCCCGTGTTGATCTCGTCGAGGCGTTCGTTGATCTTCGCGATCTTCTCATCCAGCTCCCACCGCTGCCGCGGGCCGAGCTCGACGCTGGGCCATAGCCGCTTCCGCTTCCGTGATTGCTCGGCGGCCGCTAGCCTGGACACGGCCGTGATGGTTCCCAGGCGGTCGAGCAGGGCGTCGACGTCGAAGGCGACGGCCCTAAGCTCCCGGAGCCAGAGCCTGACAGAGTCGTGGTCGATGAAGCGGCGTTGCTCGGCGTCCTCGAGCACGGCGCGGATGCGTTCCTTGGTGCGCCGCAGCTTGTCGGCCTCCTCCTCGACGTTCCACAGGCGGACGCCCCGGTAGCAGAGAGCGTCGATTACCGCGCCGCCAATCTTATCCGGGAGACCGAGCGCCGTGAAGACGCTCTTCAGCGGGCGGTCCCCCAGCATGCTGCTCAACCAATCCATGGACGACGACGAGGTGCCGTGAACCAAGAAGGGGGGAGTTGACTTGTTCTGGGAACGGGGCGAAACGAAAGCAGAGATCTTGAGCTGTGAAGAGAGCCGTCGAACGGAAAGCTCGTAGAGTGGCCGCGAGTTCTTTGCTCGCGACTGGATGGCATCTCCCAGGAAGGCTCCTGGCAAAGTAGCAGCCAGCCgctctcggactcgggcaaatggACGAACGCCTTCCGGGCAGAGTGGTCGCGTGGGGTCAGGTCGGGCGACAACGTTACAGAAGTCCAGACTCCAGAAGAACAAAGTCGGTCAACAGCAACTTGGCAGCACTGCAGCACGTATGAACAGGCCGTGTAACGGTGCGTTTATTTTATTAATAGATTATATAAGACGTTTATTTTATTAATAGATTATATAAGTTGAATTATGCTGAAAAGTTAAGAGGGTAAAATATTACTTTAAAACCATAAATAAGTTAAAATAAACTATTATTTGATAGCTTATTTCAGCTTATTTATGATTCTATCTTTTACCTTTTTACCATAATCTAGCTTGTATAATTTAGGAGTAAAATAAATAGATCTAAGTATGACACAATCTATAATACTTCGATGTGGCATGATAATCATATACAGTTTTAATGGATGAGTATGCATGCGTGGGTAGTCTTGCGTGAGCTTGGTCGGTTAGATATGTCTGGTTTGGGTGTACGTGTGGTGCAGGTAAAATGGTTTGTTTTACATCCGCCCATACACACATATGTCGTCAAATAAAGTTAACACATGTGGTGGCTCAGGATGAGACGACAC
It contains:
- the LOC103634594 gene encoding putative disease resistance RPP13-like protein 1 — its product is MDWLSSMLGDRPLKSVFTALGLPDKIGGAVIDALCYRGVRLWNVEEEADKLRRTKERIRAVLEDAEQRRFIDHDSVRLWLRELRAVAFDVDALLDRLGTITAVSRLAAAEQSRKRKRLWPSVELGPRQRWELDEKIAKINERLDEINTGRKWYRLQAGDGTRAASQPTQRPRFLESAAHRDERPIGRNEEKEQIVRALVSDSADMAVISIWGTTGIGKTALAQSVYKDPEVQNFFTDKIWVWLSDRCDIRKATKMIIEAATNQKCELLSLDILQQRLHDHLHKKQFLLVIDNLWAESFQFWEFLRPSLTGGAEGSKVLITTQHEKVSRMISTNLNIHLKGLEDEECWQILKLYAFSGWGSRDQHDLEPIGRSIASNCQGSPLAAKSLGLLLSDTHGDKEQWENILGEMQILGDGENTNSILPSLQISYQHLSYHLKQCFAFCSILPPGVEFEKDELVRLWIADGLVKSNGRERVEMEAGRCFDELLWRSFFETSRSFPDQKFRVPSLMLELAQLVSKHESLTLRPEDSPVVDHPEWIRYTTILCPKDEPLAFDKIYRYENSRLLKLCPAMKLPLNQVPTTLFSKLTCLRALDLSYTELDLLPDSVGSCIHLRYLNLRNTLIKTLPETVCGLFNLQTLDLRDCYWLTDLPAGMSRLVNLRHLSLHIDWDRVTALRSMPSGIDRLQSLQTLSRFVVVSRDGGRCNINELRNLKIRGELCILNLEAATSDGATEANLRGKEYLRELMLKWSEDACKDEQQQQQQQGIENSEAVIEALCPHTGLKRLRVENYPGRRFPPCFENIPSLESLEIVSCPRLTQFSVRMMRSLRNLRIRQCADLAVLPGGLCGLESLRCLETVGAPNLRIGAVDILPRNVSRLAVSGCDALERWCLEEGAERVQQIPDVRMRLKN